Proteins encoded together in one Ananas comosus cultivar F153 unplaced genomic scaffold, ASM154086v1, whole genome shotgun sequence window:
- the LOC109706244 gene encoding uncharacterized protein LOC109706244 isoform X1, with translation MDKSWMTKSRSSTEYKEGVNQFLNFAFQNASHSGKIMCPCIRCVNCSFQTYDDAKVHLICDGFLRGYTRCICHGEDPITSLSSTNPAASSTSNQTSYLQTNTSRLDDMDGLLHAAMGIFSEGTNEINLVANETNGQQSSRFVTIEQASEEVDAQQHTERNDAEHHRGSSSRETSEFLKFLKDANEELYPGCKKFSKLSFIIHLFHLKCLNGWTGESFSMLLELLIDAFPEGTSLPRSTYEAKKVIKALGLSYEKIHCCPNDCLLFLGEKANDEVCHVCGSSRWVIKKQVDKEKKTQDEETNNVPIKKKKAAKVLRYFPLIPRLQRLFVSTKTAKDMRWHEEGRVKDGLLRHPADGKAWRAFDERYPDFSSDSRNVRLGLASDGFNPFRTMNTTYSTWPVVVIPYNLPSWICMKQSNFILSMIIPGEKSPGNDIDIFLQPLIDELKQLWGGVDTYDASTGQTFHLRAMLMWTINDFPAYGNLSGWSTKGKYACPCCAENTHSKWLYNGRKYCYMGHRRWLPEDHTFRYQKYYFDGSEELRMAPEIASGSNVLGQLESVKVTLGKLPNEEGKFMNNRKKNKKGKRKRKRQVLDEIGESHEQDLGTMSEARCDAMKWWKKKSIFFTLPYWEHNLIRHNLDVMHIEKNVFDNFIGTFLNLDKKSKDNLQARLDLIDLGIRPELHPQILANGKRRLPPACFTMSMDEKRTLCQVLKDLKMPDSYASNISRCVNLKECKITGLKSHDCHILVEDILPLALRACSPSNQVTFVVTEVANFFKAICSKVLDVDELDKIQNRIVLTLCHMERIFLPSFFTIMVHLCVHLVDEIKLGGPVQYRWMYPQERFFVRLKSYVRNRAHPEGSIAEGYIAEECLTFCSRYLDGVETRFNRPVRNPDPLTNEVQRLYLFSSAGRAIGKVEDIVLDDKSWVQAHRYVLRHCDEIQGFRQL, from the exons ATGGACAAGAGTTGGATGACGAAATCTCGAAGCAGTACCGAATATAAAGAAGGAGTCAACCAATTTCTTAATTTTGCATTTCAAAATGCATCACATAGTGGCAAAATTATGTGTCCTTGTATTCGTTGCGTTAATTGTTCTTTCCAAACATATGATGATGCTAAGGTACACTTGATATGCGATGGATTTTTAAGAGGATATACTCGTTGTATTTGTCATGGAGAAGATCCTATAACATCATTATCCTCTACAAACCCTGCTGCATCTTCCACCTCTAATCAGACCTCTTATTTACAAACAAACACAAGTAGATTAGATGACATGGATGGTCTTTTGCATGCTGCTATGGGTATATTTAGTGAGGGAACTAATGAGATAAACTTAGTTGCAAATGAAACAAATGGACAACAATCTAGTAGATTTGTTACTATAGAGCAAGCTAGTGAAGAGGTTGATGCACAGCAGCATACAGAAAGGAATGATGCAGAACATCATAGAGGAAGCTCTTCTAGGGAAACAAGcgagtttttaaagtttttaaaagatGCAAATGAAGAGCTTTATCCTGGTTGcaagaaattttcaaaattatcattCATAATTCATTTATTCCACTTAAAATGTTTAAATGGATGGACAGGAGAATCATTTAGCATGTTGCTTGAGCTATTGATTGATGCATTTCCAGAAGGAACTTCATTGCCGCGGTCCACATATGAGGCAAAAAAGGTCATCAAGGCTTTAGGACTTAGCTATGAAAAGATTCATTGTTGTCCAAATGATTGTTTGCTATTTCTGGGTGAGAAAGCAAATGATGAAGTGTGTCATGTATGTGGTTCATCTCGATGGGTTATCAAAAAGCAAgtggataaagaaaaaaaaactcaggaTGAGGAAACAAACAATGttcctattaaaaaaaaaaaggcagcaAAAGTGCTTCGATACTTTCCATTGATACCACGACTTCAAAGACTTTTCGTATCCACAAAAACAGCAAAGGATATGAGATGGCATGAGGAGGGTCGCGTAAAAGATGGATTGTTAAGACACCCTGCGGATGGTAAGGCATGGAGGGCATTTGACGAACGTTATCCAGATTTCTCCTCTGATTCTCGCAATGTGAGGCTTGGTCTTGCTAGCGATGGTTTCAATCCATTTAGAACAATGAATACTACTTATAGTACCTGGCCTGTTGTTGTTATTCCATATAACTTACCATCTTGGATTTGTATGAAGCAGTCTAATTTTATCTTATCGATGATTATTCCAGGTGAAAAAAGTCCAGGAAATGATATTGACATTTTCTTACAACCCCTAATAGATGAGCTAAAACAATTGTGGGGGGGAGTAGATACATATGATGCTTCCACTGGACAAACATTTCATTTACGGGCTATGTTAATGTGGACTATAAATGATTTTCCTGCTTATGGAAATTTATCTGGATGGAGCACTAAAGGAAAGTATGCATGTCCATGTTGTGCTGAAAATACACATTCTAAGTGGTTGTACAATGGtagaaaatattgttatatgGGTCATCGTCGATGGTTACCCGAGGATCATACTTTTCGATATCAAAAATATTACTTTGATGGTAGTGAGGAGCTAAGAATGGCACCTGAAATAGCAAGTGGAAGCAATGTACTAGGACAATTAGAATCTGTGAAAGTCACTTTAGGAAAGCTTCCAAATGAAGAAGGCAAATTTATGAACAatcgaaagaaaaataaaaaaggcaaaagaaaacgaaaaagacAAGTACTGGATGAGATTGGAGAGTCACATGAGCAAGATTTAGGCACAATGAGTGAAGCACGTTGTGATGCTATGAAGTGGTGgaagaaaaaaagtatatttttcactttacctTATTGGGAGCATAACTTGATACGTCACAATCTGGATGTGATGCATATAGAGAAAAATGTGTTTGATAATTTTATTGGAACTTTCTTGAATCTTGATAAGAAATCAAAAGATAATCTTCAGGCCCGTCTAGACTTGATAGATTTGGGTATTAGACCTGAGCTCCACCCTCAAATTCTTGCTAATGGTAAGAGAAGACTACCTCCAGCTTGCTTTACGATGTCAATGGATGAGAAAAGAACTCTTTGTCAAGTTCTCAAAGATTTGAAAATGCCCGACAGTTATGCTTCAAATATTTCTAGATGTGTAAATCTCAAAGAATGCAAAATTACCGGACTTAAAAGTCATGATTGTCATATTTTAGTTGAAGATATTCTTCCACTTGCATTACGGGCATGTAGTCCTTCCAATCAAGTTACTTTTGTAGTAACTGAGGTGGCGAACTTTTTTAAGGCAATATGCTCTAAAGTGTTAGATGTTGATGAATTggacaaaattcaaaatcgcATCGTATTGACACTTTGTCATATGGAGAGAATTTTTCTTCCATCATTCTTCACTATCATGGTACATTTATGTGTTCATTTGGTAGATGAGATAAAACTTGGAGGCCCCGTACAATATAGGTGGATGTATCCTCAAGAGAG GTTCTTTGTTCGCTTAAAATCATATGTTCGCAATAGAGCTCATCCTGAAGGATCAATTGCTGAAGGGTATATAGCTGAAGAGTGTTTAACGTTTTGTTCAAGATATTTAGATGGAGTTGAAACAAGGTTCAATAGACCTGTGAGAAATCCTGACCCACTTACAAATGAAGTACAACGATTGTACTTGTTCTCAAGCGCGGGTCGAGCTATAGGAAAAGTTGAAGATATTGTCTTGGATGATAAATCATGGGTCCAAGCACATCGTTATGTATTACGTCATTGCGATGAAATACAGGGATTTCGTCA GTTATGA
- the LOC109706244 gene encoding uncharacterized protein LOC109706244 isoform X2 yields the protein MTRRSRRLRNCKIVSINSQNEATQEQSLEQEQRSSQGQQSASSQPHIGNEDQSNNEQQSDAQEGRGVWIVGNNGQHRRKRGRTTMADIWNLAEEERIKVEVDKYGCPCTEEGAVLSSFLGVIAKNGRYAPLDISRWDNKALNSYKDKMLKLIESKFSYPIGTRDWVLASLNKKWRDYKSELKSEYFLPKEKSVNEIMANVPQDVIEDQWCRMVSEWCTEKSKKLCEANTANSRKQKNAHTSGRKSHARRRKEMEKEYGKEPDRLTFWEITHKKKTGEFVDSDTERKVNAARKELDGVVSQGIEPTSELIEELFTKHIGPEHNGRVKGLGLGPTPTSYYRLNCWGLPSNNQPSASDERSREVDKLKGEMKGLQKEVERLQALISKKFPEENLGSPSPTSSPPINLQVVDHGSANCSSPNIRSSNSSHEPQTNLHGRTV from the exons ATGACTAGAAGATCTAGAAGGCTACGCAATTGCAAAATAGTGAGCATTAACTCTCAAAATGAGGCCACGCAAGAGCAATCACTTGAACAAGAGCAACGATCATCCCAAGGACAGCAATCAGCTTCTTCACAACCTCATATCGGTAATGAGGATCAAAGCAACAACGAGCAACAAAGTGATGCACAAGAAGGGCGAGGCGTTTGGATTGTcg GTAACAATGGACAGCATCGTAGAAAGCGAGGACGAACTACAATGGCAGATATATGGAATTTGGCTGAAGAGGAAAGGATAAAAGTTGAAGTAGACAAGTATGGATGTCCATGTACTGAAGAAGGAGCTGTGCTTAGCTCATTTTTGGGAGTTATTGCAAAGAATGGACGATATGCACCTCTAGATATTTCTAGATGGGATAATAAAGCACTTAATTCATACAAAGataaaatgcttaagcttatTGAG TCAAAATTTTCATATCCGATTGGTACAAGAGATTGGGTTCTAGCATCATTGAACAAGAAATGGAGAGACTACAAGAGTGAATTAAAGTCAGAATATTTTCTTCCAAAAGAAAAGTCTGTAAATGAGATAATGGCTAATGTACCACAAGACGTCATTGAAGATCAATGGTGTAGGATGGTATCAGAATGGTGTACAGAGAAGAGCAag AAACTTTGTGAAGCAAATACTGCAAATTCAAGGAAACAAAAGAATGCTCACACATCCGGTAGAAAAAGCCATGCAAGGCGAAGGAAGGAAATG GAAAAGGAATATGGAAAGGAACCGGATAGACTAACATTTTGGGAGATTACGCATAAGAAAAAAACTGGAGAATTTGTTGATTCTGATACAGAAAGAAAAGTa AATGCTGCGCGTAAAGAATTGGATGGAGTTGTCTCCCAAGGTATTGAGCCAACTAGTGAGTTGATTGAAGAGCTATTTACAAAACACATAGGGCCCGAGCACAATGGTCGTGTGAAGGGCTTAGGCTTGGGACCTACGCCAACTAGCTACTATCGGCTAAATTGTTGGGGCTTGCCTTCAAACAATCAACCTTCTGCAAGCGACGAACGGTCAAGAGAGGTGGATAAACTAAAAGGGGAGATGAAAGGCTTACAAAAAGAAGTGGAACGTCTACAAGcattaatatctaaaaaatttccTGAGGAGAATCTAGGATCCCCATCACCTACATCCAGTCCACCGATTAACCTACAG GTTGTAGATCATGGTAGTGCAAATTGTTCTTCTCCTAACATTCGGTCATCAAATTCAAGTCATGAACCACAAACCAATCTTCATGGGCGAACCGTTTAA
- the LOC109706246 gene encoding eukaryotic translation initiation factor 2 subunit alpha homolog, whose translation MPNLECRMYEAKYPEVDMAVMIQVKNIADMGAYVSLLEYNNIEGMILFSELSRRRIRSVSALIKVGRQEPAIVIRVDRDKGYIDLSKRRVSEEDALACEERYNKSKLVHSIMRHVAETLDLDLEDLYLHIGWPLYRKYGHAFEAFKLIVSDPDSVLDSLTREVKEVSPDGQEVTKVVPAVTPEVKDALVKNIRRRMTPQPLKIRADVEMKCFQFDGVLHIKEAMKKAEAAGTDDCPVKIKLVAPPLYVLTTQTLDKEQGISILNYAIKVCTEEIERHKGKLTVKEAPRAVSERDDKLLAEHMAKLRTANEEVDGDAGSEEEEDTGMGELDVENSGVGMDD comes from the exons ATGCCGAACCTGGAGTGCCGCATGTACGAGGCCAAGTACCCGGAGGTGGACATGGCGGTGATGATCCAGGTGAAGAACATCGCGGACATGGGCGCCTACGTTTCGCTCCTCGAGTACAACAACATCGAGGGGATGATCCTCTTCTCCGAGCTCTCGCGCCGCCGCATCCGCTCCGTCTCCGCCCTCATCAAGGTCGGGCGCCAGGAACCCGCCATCGTCATCCGCGTCGACCGCGACAAGGGCTACATCGACCTCTCCAAGCGCCGCGTCTCCGAGGAGGACGCCCTCGCCTGCGAGGAGCGCTACAACAAGAGCAAGCTCGTCCACTCCATCATGCGCCACGTCGCCGAGACCCTCGACCTCGACCTCGAGGACCTCTACCTCCACATCGGGTGGCCTCTCTACCGCAAGTACGGCCACGCCTTCGAG GCATTCAAGTTGATAGTGTCAGATCCCGATTCGGTTCTTGATTCCCTCACGCGGGAGGTGAAGGAAGTCAGTCCTGATGGGCAAGAG GTGACTAAGGTTGTTCCTGCAGTGACCCCAGAGGTAAAGGATGCCCTGGTGAAGAATATCAGGAGGAGGATGACGCCACAGCCATTAAAGATACGTGCTGATGTTGAGATGAAATGCTTTCAGTTTGATGGTGTTCTCCACATTAAG GAAGCTATGAAGAAAGCAGAAGCTGCCGGGACCGACGATTGCCCTGTGAAGATTAAACTTGTTGCTCCTCCTCTCTATGTTCTCACAACACAAACTCTTGACAAG GAGCAAGGTATATCAATTCTCAATTATGCGATAAAGGTTTGTACGGAAGAGATAGAACGCCACAAGGGGAAACTTACAGTGAAGGAAGCACCAAGAGCT GTGAGTGAACGGGATGACAAGCTACTCGCGGAACACATGGCCAAGCTCCGGACGGCCAACGAGGAGGTTGATGGAGATGCGGGCAGCGAAGAGGAGGAAGATACAGGGATGGGAGAACTTGATGTGGAGAATTCTGGTGTAGGTATGGATGATTAA